A stretch of DNA from Thermanaerosceptrum fracticalcis:
AGGCCCTATATCACCAGGCAATATCTCCGGTTTAGTAATTTTAGTTTTTGGCCGGCCCCTTTTAGCACTGTTGCTTTCATCATTATGTAATATTTCTCCCCAGAGAAACCAACTTCCATCATACATGGCTAAATGTAAAACAATCATTAATTAATGCTCCTTGTTTTTTTGAGAATTATGAATCTCTAACATTATTAATATTAAAACAATAATTTAGGGAAAAGTAAACTGAATTAACCACATGTTAGTACGAAAATAACCCTATCAAATAATCAATATGCTTGTAAGGCAAAAAAGACAATAACGAACTAGCAGATGCAAGTTCATGCATCTGACGGATTAATCCTTCTGGAGGATATAACTGTTAGACAGCTTACTGGACTTCTCTCACCTCCAGACCGAGTTTTTTAGCTTCGGCAATAATTCTTTTTACACGGAATTTTTCCTGTTTTTGTTTAGCTTTTTCAAAGGATGTCTCGTCGTAGTCAACATCTTTCTTCAATAAGTTGTAAATGATCACGAGGAGCTTTCTGGCTAATGCAATGAGAGCTTTCTTGGCCCCGCGGCGTTGTTTTATCTTCCAGTACCAAGACGATAAATAGCTATCGCGTATTCGGGTGATGCACCAGGCAATTTCGCAAAGGATTCGTTTTAGATAGGTGTTGCCATGGGTGGTACGGGTGGACTTTTTTTTCCTGCACTTTCATTATTACCAGGACTTAAGCCCGCCCAGGAACAGATATGTTCCGCGGTTTTGAATCGGCTCATATCAATGCCGATTTCCGCCAAGATTGCAGCAGCGGCGGTTTTGTCAATCCCCGGGATGCCGTCCAGTTGCTCCAGTTGTCTTTGATATTGCTTGAGTTTTTCCTCAAGCTTTTGCTCTACCTGGTGAAGATGCTCGTAGTGCTGATCCAGCCACCCTAGCAAAAGCTTGAGGAACTCCCTTTGGTGAACATCCATTTTACCATTGACAGCCTGTTTGATCTCATGGAGCTTGCTCTTAGCGCGCCCCTTTACAAATGTTTCTACTTCGCGGGCAGATATCTTCCCGTAGCAGCAAAGGTGATCTATAATTGCTCGGCCTGATACGCCGAATATATCGGTAAGAAATGTTGACAGCTTAAAGCCGCAGCTTTGTAAGTGCTTTTCAATCCGATTTTTCTGGGAAGTAATTTCCTCGACGATGCTTTTACGGTACCGGGTCAGATTACGGAGTTCCCGGATAGGTTTCGAGGGGATAAAACTTCCTTCTAACAATCCGGCACGCAAGAGAGTGGCTATCCATTCAGCGTCCTTCATGTCGGTCTTTTTGCCAGGAACATTCTTCATGTGCCGGGCGTTGGTAACAATCAAAACCATACTGCCGTCAAAGGCTTCTTCCAGTACGTTATATACAGGCTGCCAATAAACACCAGTACTTTCCATAGCCACATTCCGGCAGTTTTCCTCTTCCAGCCAGGCTTTTAGTTCATCAAGTCCAGCAAGAAGGGTGGAAAAAGTGCGGATGGTTTTAACTGGTTCCCCGTCAACATTGCCTTTTAATAAGCAGGCGACAACAGTTTCCTTGTGGACATCAAGACCACAACAAATTTCCAGAATGTCTTGCATACGACTCACTCCTGCTCCAATGGATTTCAGGGATGATTGCCCGAGAAAATATGGAGTTTAGTACCCGTGCTGTTCCCAAGTCCTTAAAAACAAGGGGCGACAATTGGCCGTGCTCAAAGGCAATCAGGTTAGGTTTTTAGTCGAGGTTATACCATCAAAATACAATCAACCTTTGTCCCTGATAATTCCAATGTAGCAGAAAATTAGACCATTGTAATCACTTCTACATATTTTCATAATTGGTTGTGCCTTCTAGGCATGGGTGGTTTTTAGGTAAACCCATCTTGGGCTTTTAATGACTAGGTTTTACGCTCCTTGTTGAAAAATTTTAATGCTTCATATAGTATTAGTCATGAAGCGATGGAAATGTTTCGTAGGGACAATTTAACAATATAATGCTCAAAGAAGGTGAAACTGATGGAGAACGAAAGAATTTATAACCTCATGGAAAAGATGTACAGAGAATTCTCCGAATTTAGAAAAGAAATGACTGAATTTAAAACAGAAATGACTGAATTTAAAACAGAAACTGGTAAACGATTCGATAAAGTCGAAGAAAGTATTTCCAAGTTTGAAAACGAAACCGTAGATAAAATAAAAGCCCTCTTCGATGCCCGTGAAGTCCAGACCGATGTAAACGAAAAAATACTCTCTACCCTGGGCCGTATCGAAGCTAAAGTAGATGTACTGCAAATGGAGACAGCGCATATTCGGAGAATAAAGTAACCGGGGTAAAATGAGTAACCAGTTACTGGACAAGCAGTATTTAAAAATAGGACACACAACATAAAAAAAGCGCGACCAAGGTCGCGCGCTCTTTGGTTCCTATAACTCATATTTAATACCATGCACACCTAAGTATTCTTTTGGGCGCATCTCACCGCCACAAACCTCACAACTAAACCTTGGTGGAACTGAAATATCTCCGTCATCCATCATATCGCAGTAATCCACCACTTCCTTCGGAATGTCTTCTTCTATGTTACACTGCAAACAAACAAATTTGATGGTTGCCTTGCCGCCTACTTTAGGCGGCTTTTTCTTTGCGTGTTTCTTTCTTTTTCTGCTTACTGGGCTCATCTATTCCTGCCAACTCCTTTAGTCTTTTTTTAGCAAAGTCATCTACGGCATCAACAACTTTCAATATCCCTGATTTTAGACACACTTTCCCCTTGTATTCCATTATCTCTTTACATCTCATACATTCTAACGGGTCTTTTCCTGTGAATTCTTCTATTTTATTTCTCCAGCCTATCCGTTGCTTTCCTCTTTGGCCGTTTTTCCTTCTTTTCTGCCTTCCCAGGTATGCTTCCATTAATTTGTCAGCCAATCTTTTACTCCTTCTGGAGTAAATTCCATAATACCGGATTGTTTTAAATTGCTCATCCGGTATATGCCTTATTATCCGTGATATGAATTCTTCTACGGTGATGGTTTCTTGTTTTTCTTTTTGCTCTGTTTTATCAAAGTATTTAAAGGTTACATTTTCCCCGTCATAGTCTACAATTCTGCTTAACGCCATGGCAGGTCTTCTCATGTACCGCCCTATATATCCTACTTGGGCTTCTACTGACCCTTGTCCTTTTTTATTGGGCGGACCATAGATTACAAATCCTTCAGGGTTATCATCCCATATCTTTTGAAACAACTTCTTATATCGTTTAACTTCTTGTTCCGGCAGTTTTTTCTTCAACATCTCCATTACTGCCGCCTGCCACCTTTTCCTCAGCATTACATATGGGATAAAGTCTTTAACAACCCATTTCCCCGCTCCGTCAAAACCACCTTCAGTTACTAGGATATGTACATGGGGATTGAAGTTCATTCTTGCTCCAAAGGTATGTATTCCTACCATGGCGCCGGATTTGACTTTTCCTCTTTTCTTCAGCCATTCTAATAGTATTTTTACTGCCAGGTCCATTAGATCTTTCAAGAGTTCTCTATGACGGGTAAATATTTCCCACAAACGTTCGTCCACTGTAAACATGATGTGGCGATGAGGAACCGGATACATTCTTTTACTGGTTTCTCGACTCCATTCTTGGGTGTATCCGGTTGCGCACGATGTACAAAAACGTCCCTTACACGTGTGAGGAACTATTTTCATTTCTCCACATACCGGACATGCGAACAGAGTAAATCCTGCTTCTTTTTGTCCACATCGATTAAATTTATTGATTTCCTTTATCACAACAGGACGTATTCTGTCTTCGTATTTATTAACAAACTTTTCCCAATGCTTGTTCTCATCAAAAAATATCTCTCTTAAGATATTATCCTGGCCCATATGTTCTCACCTTTCTAACAACTACTTCCTGCTTTCGTTAAAAAATGAAAAAACCCTTGCTTAGCAAGGGCTGAGAACCACAAAAATTTTTATACTTTCCTATACGTGAACAAAAGCACGTACGTGCACTAAATTAATTGTTGTGCTTTTGTTCTTTCAAAGGGAACCCATACGTTCCCTATGACGCTCCGCTGTTACCCTCCTTATCTAAGCTTAAGGGACTACGTCCCCTAACACCCCTGTTTAGGAAATTTATATAATTTCCCAAACTACAAAAAAGACACCTCTTTCGGTGTCTTTATCTTTTCTAAGTGGTGCCCGGAGCCGGACTTGAACCGGCACGGGAGGTAAGTCCCGCAGGATTTTAAGTCCTGTGCGTCTGCCTATTCCGCCACCCGGGCATGTGGTATATATTGTTTGTTTTACTTGTATTCGATAACCGATATCCGCTTTCCGATATCCGAAAACTATTAACTTTCCTCGGAAGTCGGAATTCGGTAGTCGGATAATCGTAATATATTAATATTGGAGGTGCGGGTCGGATTTGAACCGACGGATGGCGGATTTGCAGTCCGCAGCGTTAGCCTCTTCGCCACCGCACCACACCATGTTTCAATCGGTACAGAAGATATCTTATCAAAAATCTCAGCAATCGTCAAGTTAAATATTTTTCCTAAAATCCTGTGAGTCGAGCAAGTTCTCTGCCAAGTTCCGGTGTGCCCGCGGCAATGACATTAAACTTGAGTTTGTTGAGCAAACTAACCTCACGGGTTTTGATTATATCATACAGGAAAGTATCATGCAAGCCGGTATTCGTTTGTCCGTTTAAATAAACTTTCATCTGAAAATCTCCACCGGCACACTGGACCAGGTGAAAAGGCTGGCAGACATCTGTCACCTTCAAGCGTCTACCCAGGCTGACATAGGCGTCATACTGGCCGCTGGCCACCTGGCAAAGATCCAGGATAGAAGAACCGGCCCGCCGTAAGACCAGTTCACTGGTCAAGAGATTTAACTGGTTGATGGGCGTTGAACTTTGTACATCAAGATCAATCCCAATCACAGCCTTTTTATACAGTTTGGTGAGAGGTGATGTCCTGAGCTTCAGTTCCTCCCCTTCACTTTGATAATAAGAGCAGTCATCGGAGGAATAATACCACTTGTCAGCAAAGATTTCTTTTTGCATGGTGAATTCCAGGGCCCGGTGGTTGCCGGTAATCTCCAGGTCAGCCAATTTACCAAAGGCAATGGATACAGATAAAACCGGGGAGGGTGTCAACCATGGCCGGACATTATTAGACCCGTCAATAGGATCTACCAGCATAAAATGCCTGGGATTATCACCAATTACGTCCACACCCGTCTCTTCACTGACCAGGATAACGGGGAAAACTTCTTTTCTTTCATGCACAAAATTAAGAACAGTCCTGTTTATGATCTCATCAAAACCCGTGGGGACGTCTCCCGATACATTAAGACAATCATGTTTAAAAAATAAAGAACATTGGGGAGATTTCATCTCTTCCCGTACTACTCTGTTAATTTTCTCTATGAGATCCCTACCATACCGGAAGTAGAAGTGCTTGTCCACCCTCTTCACCATCCCATCCCTAATGATACAGTCCGCCATCGACAGCCATTATTCATTATAGATGATGTGCTCTATGCACTCAATACAGCAAAATCAGTGCAGGCAAGTTTAAATTTAAGCAACAAAAAACCCGGCTTAAGCCAGGTTGTATGCTTCTGGAGCGGAAGACGGGATTCGAACCCGCGACCCTCGCCTTGGCAAGGCGATGCTCTACCACTGAGCCACTTCCGCACATTCGTTTTTTAATGGTGCCTCGGGGCGGAATCGAACCACCGACACGAGGATTTTCAGTCCTCTGCTCTACCGACTGAGCTACCGAGGCAGTTGCTTTCACCAGTTGACAAGTGATATTTTAACATTGCTTTTAGCGTCCTGTCAACTTCTTTTTTCTTCTTGCACTGCCGGATTTGCCAGACGAGACTATTTGAGTATAGCAGGGAGACGGGCTCAAGTCAAGCCCATTCTCCCCGTTAATATATGTTATTCTGTTTTTTTCTGTACCTTATTTTACATAAGCTAGAAGTGCTTCCCGTACCAGTTTGGCAGCCAGGAAAGCGGTTCTTTCAGACTCGTCATTCATGGGAGAAACCTCTACGATGTCCATACCTACCACATTCAATGTTTTCATAGTGTGAATAGCGGCCAGGAGTTCCCGTGCCGTACAGCCGCCAGGCTCTGGGGTTCCTGTACCCGGGGCAAAGGCAGGATCTACCACATCAATATCCAGAGTGATAAAAATGGGGTTGCCCTGTAATTCACCTACTACTTTCCCCAGGGCGGGGAAAATTTCATCCACATACATGTGAGTATGTTCTTTAGCAAATTCAAACTCTTCTTTGATGCCGGAACGTATACCAAACTGGTAAACCCTTTTGGGTCCTAAAAGTTTGGCCACTTTATTAATCACAGTGGCATGGGACTGTTCCTCACCCTCGTAGTCTTCTCTTAAATCTGCATGAGCATCAAAATGAATGACCACCAAATCGGGGTAAAACTTATGACAGGCTTTAACAAGAGGATAAGTCACCAGGTGTTCCCCGCCCAAAAAGAGGGGAAATTTTTTATCGGCAAAAATTTTTGCAGCCACTTCCTCCATGCGCTGCAGGCTGCCCGCAACGTTGCCGAAAGGCAGAGCCACGTCACCTGCATCATAAAAGCTGATGTCATTAAGGCTTCTATCCAAATAAACGCTGTAGTCTTCAATGCCAAAGGAAACGTTCCGGATTTGCTGGGGACCCATCCTGGTGCCAGGGCGCAGGCTTACGGTGAAGTCCATGGGCAGTCCTACCAGGACAGCTTGAGCTTCTTCATAAGTCTCCCTTGTCCCCATGAAGCCCGTGGGACGGTACATATACTCGTGCAAAGCTAATACCCTCCCTTATCCTACTTGAAAATCTCTGCGGCAAAATTAGGCAGTACAAAGGCAGCGAAATGGATGTTCTTGTTATAGTAACGGGTGTTGGTATCAGCGATGTCCTCGGGATTAACCTTTTGCGGATCATGTTTTTTCGAAGCCAGGGTAAAGCTCCAGAGTCCTGTGGGATAAGTAGGAATGGCCGCCAGATATAATTTAACCAGCGGGAAAATGTGCTTCAGATCATTATGTATTCCTTTAATAAGATCCTGGTGCATAAAAGGGGATTCACTTTGGGCCACCATGATACCGTCTTCTCTCAGGGCATCGTAGACATTTTTGTAAAAGTCGGAAGCAAAGAGCCCTACAGCCGGCCCTACGGGGTCTGTGGAGTCCACCAGAATAACATCATACTTGTTCTTATTCTCCTGAATATGTTTAATCCCATCATCGACCAAAACGGTGACTTTCGGATTATCAAAAGCTGCGGCTATTTCCGGCAAATACTCCTTGGAAGTTTCGATGACACGGCCATCAATCTCTACTAAGGTAGCTGTTTTGACTTTGGGGTGTTTCACTATCTCCCTGATGGCTCCCCCGTCTCCGCCGCCAATAACCAGGACGTGCTCCGGGTTGGGGTGGGTATTTAGAGCCACCAGGCTGATCATTTCGTGATAAACAAATTCGTCTTTAATAGAGGTCATGACACAGTTGTCCAAAAAGAGCATACGGCCAAATTCATATGTATCCACCAGAGCCAAATGCTGAAAATCCGTTTGCTCCTCATGAAGAGTCTTCTTCACTCTAAAGGAAATAGCTAAGTCTTCTGTTTGTTTTTCGGTAATCCACAAATCACTCTTCATTTTTCTCCTCCTAATACCATAATGGTACAGCCGCCAAAGCACAGCCGATTTTTTCCACGGTGTGCTCCACAGCCGCTATCTTTACATCAACCAGTTTCATACCACGCAGTGCAAAGGCTTCCTCCACCATTTTCCTAATGGTCTCTTCCGCTTCCTGCTTGGTACTATAACCCGAGTACTCCATGATGACACCGAAGTTATTTTCGGAGACACCTACACCAACTGCCGCGGCAATCACTTTACCCGGCTCCTTACAAACAATAGATCCGTAAGCCGTCGGTACCAGGGATCCCGGGGGTATTTCCAGATCAGGCTTATACACTGCCCCGGGTGGTAAAATGCTGCTCACGCGAATGAGATTGATATTACCAATACCGGCTTTCAGCAGCGCTCCATCAAAAGCTGTCAGGGAACTTCTCCCCTCACTGCTGCCCGCCACAACCTTGTACATTTTAGGTGTTGGCAACATGTTTTTACCCCCTTTATTTTCGGATAAAAATTAACAGTGTTATTATACCAGAATCAAGTTGAAAATAAACCAGATTTTACCCTCTCTGTTACCCTCGCTATAATATATGAAAAAAAGCCCTAAAGCAAGGGCTTTCAGACATTAAATTTTCACCAGTTCATAATCCCGGGTTCCCAGTCCGATTTCTTCACCGTAGGCCAGCTGTACCCCCCAGTCCACATCGGGATAAAGAGTTCCGAATTTATCCTCGGCCTGGTTCTCTTCACCCAGCCGGCTGTTTTTAAGACCCGCCTGCTGGTTCACCAGGTCTATACAGGCCTGGTCCAAAGCCACGGGATCACGGGAAGCCAAGATGCCCACATCCCCAATAATGGGAGCATCGCTATAACTTACACAGTCACAATCCGGGGTCACACCCATGACAAAGGTAATAAACCCTGCCTTATCCTTCTTATCTTTAAGAACGCCATAGGCATATTCCACAATCTTCTCCTGGATCACATCCTGCTGGGTCTTCCAGTTAATGCCGATAGCGCCGTGGGGACAGGTTACAGTACATTCCCCGCAGCCCATACATTTCTCGTATTCAATAATGGCCTGTTCCGCTACGGAAATTGCCTCGCCAGGACACCATTTGATACACCGCCCGCAGGCCAGGCATTTGCCATCCTTAATTCTCGGTAATAAATCGGAGTGCATCTGTTGTTTGCCGCTCCGGCTGCCCGAACCCATGCCCACATTCTTCAAAGTACCGCCGAAACCTGTAGCCTCGTGGCCTTTAAAATGGCTGACAGCGATAAAGCTGTCGGCATGGAAGATGGCACTGCCAATCTTCACTTCTTTAAAGTGTTTCAGGTTTACTTCCACTGTCCTGTAATCCTTGCCGTTTAAACCATCGGCAATGACTAAGGGAGCATTCACTACCGAATAGGGAAAGCCGTTTTCGATGGCCGTGATGAGATGGTCTACAGCATTGGCCCGGCTCCCCACGTAGAGAGTATTGGCATCGGTCAAAAAGGGTTTACCCCCTGCCGTTTTTACCTTGTCGACAATCTTGCGAAGAAACTGGGGCCTGATATAAGAAGTATTTCCCCGTTCTCCGAAATGAACTTTTAAAGCCACCAACTCTTTGGGTTTGATAAACTCCTGGAACCCGGCAGCATCATAGAGCTTGCCCAGTTTGTCCAAAAGATTCAAACCATGCTTGGCCCGCATATCGGTGAAATATACTTTGCTTGGCATTTTCATTCCTCCTTCAATTCTTATCTTTTCGCGGTAAAGCACGGTTATCCTGCCTCTGTCTTAAAATGAAGCAAAAGAAAAAGGGTACGCCCTTCGCGCACCCCTCTACTCTTCAATTAATGGGTATTGCCTTAGATAGCTTTTTCCAGCGGAGTGTAAGGCAGGTTGTGGGCCTCAGCTACAGCCTGGTAAGTAATCTTGCCGTTTACCACGTTAACACCTTTGGCCAGGACAGGATTGTCCAGGACAGCCTGTTTCCAGCCCTTGTTGGCAATCTCCACAGCATAAGGAATGGTAACATTGGTGAGGGCGAAGGTGGAAGTACGGGCTACAGCTCCGGGCATGTTGGCTACAGAATAGTGAACAACGCCGTGTTTCACATAAATGGGATCGCTGTGGGTGGTAACACGGTCGATAGTTTCGATGGAACCTCCCTGGTCAATGGCTACGTCTACAATGACAGAACCCGGTTTCATCTGCTTGACCATTTCTTCCGTTACCAGGCGAGGAGCCCGGGCGCCGGGAATGAGGACGGCGCCAACCAGGAGGTCGGCCTTGGCCACTTCTTTTTCAATATTATAGGCATTGGACATCATGGTCTTGACGCGGCCCATAAAGAGGTCATCCAGGTATCTCAAACGGTCAGGATTTCTTTCAATAATCGTCACCTGGGCACCCATCCCCACGGCCATCTTGGCAGCGTTGGTTCCCACAATACCGCCGCCGATAATGACGACTTCCGCCGGTTCCACCCCGGGAACGCCACCTAAGAGCACACCCCGTCCGCCCTGGGGCTTTTCCAAGTAGTGAGCACCGATTTGGACGGACATTCTCCCGGCTACCTCACTCATAGGGGTTAAAAGGGGCAGAGAACCATTGGGTAACTGGACAGTCTCATAGGCAATGGAGACTACGTTTTTCTCCATAAGGACTTTGGTTAATTCCGGTTCCGGGGCCAGATGCAAATAAGTATAGAGAATTTGTCCATCCTTAAATAAGTCATATTCCGCGGGTAGAGGTTCTTTTACCTTGATGATCATATCTGCCTGGGCAAATACTGCCAGGGCAGACCCCACGATTTGTGCTCCTGCCTGGATGTAATCCGTGTCGGCAATCCCGCTGCCTAAACCGGCTGATTGTTCCACCAGTACGGTATGGCCTGCATTTACCAGGGCTTTGACCCCGGCAGGAGTAATTCCTACACGATTCTCATTATTCTTAATTTCCTTAGGTACACCAATAATCATAGTTAAACCTCCTTCTAATATCGTTGTCATACTTTCATGCAAAAATCATGCCCAAAAGCAGGAAAAATATTCCTTGTTTCAACATTGATTTGGCGCCTTTACATTGTTGTTCCCCGGGAGTGTGGCAACTTTTATTGTCACATGTCCAGTTAAAATAAAATTGACGGCGGCACGATATGTTGCCGCCGTCAATTTTATTTGCCAGTCTCAATACCCAGCTTTTTAATTTTATTGGATATGGTGGTATGGGATACTCCCAAAGCTTTGGCTGCCTTGCGCACACTGCCGTACGTTTTCAGAGCCGACAGGATGACTTCTTTTTCCGCCTGAGCTGCTGCCCGTTTTAAATAAATACGTTCGGGAGTACTCTCGACAGCGACCGCTACCTCCCCTTCCCCATCAAAGATTATATGCTGTGTGGTAATCTCCTGACCTGCGGAAAGATGCAGGGCTCTCTCCAAAACATTTTCCAATTCCCGGACATTGCCGTACCAGCTGTAGTTGACGAGTTTTTCCACTGCCGGGGCCGTCAGGTATTTTTCCACTCCGCAGCGTTTTTTGTGTTTGGTCAAATAGTTTTCTGCCAGGAGGACGATGTCTTCCTTGCGCTGGCGTAAAGGCGGTATTTGAATGGGAATGACATTCAGGCGGTAGTAAAGGTCTTCCCGGAAAGTACCTTTTTGCACCATTTCTTCAATATTACGATTGGTAGCCGTAATTACCCGGCAATTCACAGGTATCTCTTCATTTGCCCCCAAAGGCCGTACTTTTCCCTCCTGGAGTACCCGCAAAAGTTTTACCTGCAGGGGCATAGGCAGGTCGCTGATCTCATCCAGGAAGATGGTTCCGCCGCTGGCGAACTGGAAAAGGCCAACCCGGCCACCTTTTTTGGCCCCGGTAAAGGCTCCTTCCACATAGCCGAACAGTTCGCTTTCCAGGAGACTTTCCGGCAAGGCGCCGCAGTTGATGGGTACAAATACTTTATCCCGGCGCCGGCTGTGCATATGAATGGCCCGGGCAAACAGTTCTTTACCCGTGCCGCTTTCCCCCCGCAGCATGATGGTAGTATCCGTATTGGCCACGTGCTCCGCCAGGGCGATGGCCTTTTTAATAGCGTGGCTTACACCTACAATCTCCCCAAAGCCCTGGGAAGGGTTGGCTGAGGGACTGATGGAGTTGATGATGGCCTCAATCTGTTTTTCCCTGGACTGGTAGGGCATATCATTAATCCGTTCCACAGAGAGAACGGAATACACACCTTCCAATTCTTCTTTTAAGAGAGGCCAGGTTTCCGGCAGGTGGTTTTCAATTTCCAGAAACATGACATTGGATACTAACTGGAGAGCCACTATATTCAAGCCATGGTTAAAGAGAACCTTGGAAACATCCAGGACCAGGCCCAGGCGGTCTTCATAAGGTATCTTTAACTTGAGTGTATCCATGATCCCCCCCTCCTCCTAGGGTGAAAATTCTACACCGCCCGGTAAATTCCTTTATTTCTTAACACTTTTACATACTTTTCTCTGCAGGTTCCTGGCTTTTCATCCGGTGCATAATCTCTTTGGACAAAAGTTCCAGGAGCAACATTAATTTTTCATTGTCTAACTTCCTTACAAATCTTTCCAAAAGGTGTTTCTGTTCCTGGCCGGAAGAGATTTTATCCACATCCTGGGGAACCAGGTTATACCTGCGGAATTTGGTCACGGTAAACTTGGCCTGGCAGTAGGTGCATCTGACCATATCCCCGTCACTTATTCCCGGCTCCAGGCTGATCGCTTTACACATGGGACACTTAATGCCTTCCATTTTCGTCACGCTCCTTAATAGGGTTAAAGCATTCTATGTTTACGCCGCCGGGTTTATACCAAAAAAATAAGGTTTTCCCTTCAGTCTTTGAAGTGAAAACCTTACCAGACACTGATGAAGTTGTTGTCGGCTTTAGCCCACCGTGGCCACTAATTCTTCGCTCCGGTAATAGTTATATTTCCGGTAAGCCAAACGAACAAGTGACCTGTCTTGACTGTAAGTAATTTTCTCTAAAGCCTCTTCGATAGGGAAGAACCCACCATCAGAAAAGCCTTCCTCCCGGTTCACGGAGTAGGAATCGCTCCCTGCTTCCATAATAAACCAGTCAATTCTGTTGCATACTGGTTGCTTCCGAGAGTAAGAATAGAATTCGTAGCTTGTTTCTCCTGCCGGGGAAACAATCTGTGCGGTAACTCCTCCTTCTTCCCTGACACGGTCAATAGCTACTTCCTGAGGTAGCTGGTTAAAGCGGATAACTCCTTTCGGCAGTACCCATTCACCCTTGTCATTTTTCAGGATGAATACCTGATCCTCAAAAAACACTACACCGCCAGCACAAACTCTCGTCAACATGGTAGATCCCTCCTACTTTTAATTTGGGAACTTCGC
This window harbors:
- a CDS encoding pyruvoyl-dependent arginine decarboxylase, whose translation is MLPTPKMYKVVAGSSEGRSSLTAFDGALLKAGIGNINLIRVSSILPPGAVYKPDLEIPPGSLVPTAYGSIVCKEPGKVIAAAVGVGVSENNFGVIMEYSGYSTKQEAEETIRKMVEEAFALRGMKLVDVKIAAVEHTVEKIGCALAAVPLWY
- the ald gene encoding alanine dehydrogenase, which codes for MIIGVPKEIKNNENRVGITPAGVKALVNAGHTVLVEQSAGLGSGIADTDYIQAGAQIVGSALAVFAQADMIIKVKEPLPAEYDLFKDGQILYTYLHLAPEPELTKVLMEKNVVSIAYETVQLPNGSLPLLTPMSEVAGRMSVQIGAHYLEKPQGGRGVLLGGVPGVEPAEVVIIGGGIVGTNAAKMAVGMGAQVTIIERNPDRLRYLDDLFMGRVKTMMSNAYNIEKEVAKADLLVGAVLIPGARAPRLVTEEMVKQMKPGSVIVDVAIDQGGSIETIDRVTTHSDPIYVKHGVVHYSVANMPGAVARTSTFALTNVTIPYAVEIANKGWKQAVLDNPVLAKGVNVVNGKITYQAVAEAHNLPYTPLEKAI
- a CDS encoding DUF362 domain-containing protein codes for the protein MPSKVYFTDMRAKHGLNLLDKLGKLYDAAGFQEFIKPKELVALKVHFGERGNTSYIRPQFLRKIVDKVKTAGGKPFLTDANTLYVGSRANAVDHLITAIENGFPYSVVNAPLVIADGLNGKDYRTVEVNLKHFKEVKIGSAIFHADSFIAVSHFKGHEATGFGGTLKNVGMGSGSRSGKQQMHSDLLPRIKDGKCLACGRCIKWCPGEAISVAEQAIIEYEKCMGCGECTVTCPHGAIGINWKTQQDVIQEKIVEYAYGVLKDKKDKAGFITFVMGVTPDCDCVSYSDAPIIGDVGILASRDPVALDQACIDLVNQQAGLKNSRLGEENQAEDKFGTLYPDVDWGVQLAYGEEIGLGTRDYELVKI
- a CDS encoding IS91 family transposase, coding for MGQDNILREIFFDENKHWEKFVNKYEDRIRPVVIKEINKFNRCGQKEAGFTLFACPVCGEMKIVPHTCKGRFCTSCATGYTQEWSRETSKRMYPVPHRHIMFTVDERLWEIFTRHRELLKDLMDLAVKILLEWLKKRGKVKSGAMVGIHTFGARMNFNPHVHILVTEGGFDGAGKWVVKDFIPYVMLRKRWQAAVMEMLKKKLPEQEVKRYKKLFQKIWDDNPEGFVIYGPPNKKGQGSVEAQVGYIGRYMRRPAMALSRIVDYDGENVTFKYFDKTEQKEKQETITVEEFISRIIRHIPDEQFKTIRYYGIYSRRSKRLADKLMEAYLGRQKRRKNGQRGKQRIGWRNKIEEFTGKDPLECMRCKEIMEYKGKVCLKSGILKVVDAVDDFAKKRLKELAGIDEPSKQKKKETRKEKAA
- a CDS encoding inositol monophosphatase family protein, producing MVKRVDKHFYFRYGRDLIEKINRVVREEMKSPQCSLFFKHDCLNVSGDVPTGFDEIINRTVLNFVHERKEVFPVILVSEETGVDVIGDNPRHFMLVDPIDGSNNVRPWLTPSPVLSVSIAFGKLADLEITGNHRALEFTMQKEIFADKWYYSSDDCSYYQSEGEELKLRTSPLTKLYKKAVIGIDLDVQSSTPINQLNLLTSELVLRRAGSSILDLCQVASGQYDAYVSLGRRLKVTDVCQPFHLVQCAGGDFQMKVYLNGQTNTGLHDTFLYDIIKTREVSLLNKLKFNVIAAGTPELGRELARLTGF
- the speB gene encoding agmatinase, which produces MYRPTGFMGTRETYEEAQAVLVGLPMDFTVSLRPGTRMGPQQIRNVSFGIEDYSVYLDRSLNDISFYDAGDVALPFGNVAGSLQRMEEVAAKIFADKKFPLFLGGEHLVTYPLVKACHKFYPDLVVIHFDAHADLREDYEGEEQSHATVINKVAKLLGPKRVYQFGIRSGIKEEFEFAKEHTHMYVDEIFPALGKVVGELQGNPIFITLDIDVVDPAFAPGTGTPEPGGCTARELLAAIHTMKTLNVVGMDIVEVSPMNDESERTAFLAAKLVREALLAYVK
- the speE gene encoding polyamine aminopropyltransferase → MKSDLWITEKQTEDLAISFRVKKTLHEEQTDFQHLALVDTYEFGRMLFLDNCVMTSIKDEFVYHEMISLVALNTHPNPEHVLVIGGGDGGAIREIVKHPKVKTATLVEIDGRVIETSKEYLPEIAAAFDNPKVTVLVDDGIKHIQENKNKYDVILVDSTDPVGPAVGLFASDFYKNVYDALREDGIMVAQSESPFMHQDLIKGIHNDLKHIFPLVKLYLAAIPTYPTGLWSFTLASKKHDPQKVNPEDIADTNTRYYNKNIHFAAFVLPNFAAEIFK